A genomic window from Montipora capricornis isolate CH-2021 chromosome 8, ASM3666992v2, whole genome shotgun sequence includes:
- the LOC138059202 gene encoding roundabout homolog 3-like isoform X1 produces the protein MTTQKNLPSFASIISILSIVLYCGGFLRIELELNEQKRRINALESVALTSTKSLIVSDPDITKSFKYASESQKDNIHRHRRGAHSNKNETENKQTEEERSKIDHFLSELKKRLYQSSKGKYMPGPPGPPGPPGPKGERGHRGRRGKNGNKGDRGIMGSPGKSGKQGIMGPAGPRGQIGLKGQKGDPGTTGIPGAKGEPGESIAPPTIAVSPAKMTVNETKTAFFQCSVSGNPKPSITWSKLEGKSETRLSTLSQGKLLFPKVIGSDSGRYKCSASNILGQAQALVQLEVNVPPRVSLDPGPRHAIEGRTFSLPLCHVTGHPAPVVMWRKSSGQLPQGRVSYNNSALQVLQIRKDDSDYYFCSAENLLGRVEKKTLVVVVSLPQFTVAPPAKVSARLGADLRLNCSATGDPQPLVSWKRIGGQLPVGRTQQTNGALVITNLTLSDTGNYLCVATSAQVFKVETATYVEVQEVFITSSIVGNNQQYLAALNTWLAPIMPRGSHKWKRCYKASNHGWASTTFHQQCDNKGPTVTIVQVGEYVFGGYTGISWGSSFSCSYRYDATAFLFSLRNKPGWAPTKLPQTGRYSSHTAYSIYDCNSYGPTFGGGHDIYISNLASSGTSWSHLGHTYSPPAGHAYASAFARTFLAGTNNFRPTEVEVFYLTP, from the exons ATGACTACTCAGAAGAATTTACCTTCTTTTGCTTCTATTATATCTATTTTATCAATTGTATTGTACTGTGGTGGGTTTCTGAGGATTGAATTGGAGCTAAACGAGCAGAAGAGGAGAATAAACGCTCTTGAAAGTGTTGCCCTGACAAGTACAAAATCATTGATTGTTTCGGATCCAGACATCACAAAGTCCTTCAAATATGCTTCTG AATCTCAAAAGGATAACATTCATCGTCACAGACGCGGGGCACATTCCAACAAAAACGAAActgaaaacaagcaaacagaAGAAGAGAGATCAAAGATTGATCATTTTTTATCAGAGCTGAAAAAAAGACTTTACCAGTCAAGCAAAGGTAAATATATGCCAGGGCCCCCAGGCCCTCCCGGTCCACCTGGACCGAAAGGAGAAAGGGGCCACCGGGGAAGGCGAGGAAAGAACGGAAACAAAGGGGACAGAGGAATTATGGGTTCGCCTGGAAAGAGTGGAAAGCAAGGTATCATGGGACCAGCGGGGCCTCGAGGACAAATCGGGTTAAAAGGACAGAAAGGAGACCCAGGAACCACAGGTATACCAGGAGCGAAAGGAGAGCCTGGTGAATCCATCGCACCTCCCACCATCGCTGTTTCGCCGGCAAAGATGACAGTTAATGAAACTAAAACAGCCTTTTTTCAGTGTTCAGTCAGCGGTAATCCTAAACCTTCAATTACATGGAGTAAACTGGAGGGAAAGTCAGAAACACGTTTGTCAACACTCTCACAAGGAAAGTTGCTTTTTCCAAAGGTGATTGGAAGTGACTCGGGTAGATAcaagtgttcagcatcaaaTATCTTGGGACAGGCACAAGCTCTGGTGCAGCTCGAAGTGAATG TTCCTCCTCGCGTTTCACTAGATCCGGGACCTCGCCACGCTATTGAGGGACGCACATTTAGTCTTCCACTTTGTCACGTGACTGGACATCCTGCACCTGTGGTTATGTGGAGGAAATCCTCTGGCCAGCTACCCCAGGGAAGAGTGAGCTACAACAACAGCGCTTTACAAGTTTTACAAATTCGCAAAGACGACTCAGACTACTACTTCTGTTCAGCAGAAAATCTTTTGGGTCGCGTTGAAAAGAAAACTCTCGTAGTTGTTGTCTCCCTTCCTCAGTTCACAGTTGCGCCACCTGCTAAAGTAAGCGCAAGATTGGGAGCCGATCTGAGGCTAAATTGTAGCGCTACTGGTGATCCACAACCATTGGTCAGTTGGAAAAGGATAGGAGGTCAACTGCCAGTTGGGCGAACTCAACAGACGAATGGAGCATTGGTTATTACAAACCTGACTCTTAGTGATACAGGAAATTATCTCTGTGTTGCAACAAGTGCTCAAGTCTTTAAAGTAGAAACTGCTACCTACGTTGAAGTTCAAG AAGTTTTTATAACCTCAAGCATCGTTGGAAATAACCAGCAGTATTTGGCAGCACTCAACACCTGGCTAGCACCCATCATGCCTCGCGGTTCTCACAAATGGAAGAGATGTTATAAGGCGTCCAACCACGGCTGGGCCTCCACCACTTTTCATCAACAATGCGATAATAAAGGACCAACCGTTACAATAGTTCAAGTTGGAGAGTATGTGTTTGGAGGATACACTGGAATATCATGGGGTAGTA GTTTTAGTTGTTCTTATCGCTACGATGCTACTGCCTTTTTGTTCTCGTTGCGCAACAAGCCAGGATGGGCCCCGACAAAGCTGCCACAAACGGGTCGATATAGTTCACATACAGCCTATTCCATATACGACTGCAATAGTTATGGACCTACGTTTGGAGGAGGACACGATATTTACATTTCAAACCTTGCGTCATCTGGTACGTCTTGGTCACACCTTGGTCACACTTACAGTCCACCAGCAGGCCATGCTTACGCAAgtgctttcgctcgaacattcCTTGCCGGCACTAACAACTTCCGCCCAACTGAAGTGGAAGTTTTCTATCTCACTCCGTAG
- the LOC138059202 gene encoding uncharacterized protein isoform X3 — MTTQKNLPSFASIISILSIVLYCGGFLRIELELNEQKRRINALESVALTSTKSLIVSDPDITKSFKYASESQKDNIHRHRRGAHSNKNETENKQTEEERSKIDHFLSELKKRLYQSSKGKYMPGPPGPPGPPGPKGERGHRGRRGKNGNKGDRGIMGSPGKSGKQGIMGPAGPRGQIGLKGQKGDPGTTGIPGAKGEPGESIAPPTIAVSPAKMTVNETKTAFFQCSVSGNPKPSITWSKLEGKSETRLSTLSQGKLLFPKVIGSDSGRYKCSASNILGQAQALVQLEVNVPPRVSLDPGPRHAIEGRTFSLPLCHVTGHPAPVVMWRKSSGQLPQGRVSYNNSALQVLQIRKDDSDYYFCSAENLLGRVEKKTLVVVVSLPQFTVAPPAKVSARLGADLRLNCSATGDPQPLVSWKRIGGQLPVGRTQQTNGALVITNLTLSDTGNYLCVATSAQVFKVETATYVEVQVFITSSIVGNNQQYLAALNTWLAPIMPRGSHKWKRCYKASNHGWASTTFHQQCDNKGPTVTIVQVGEYVFGGYTGISWGSSFSCSYRYDATAFLFSLRNKPGWAPTKLPQTGRYSSHTAYSIYDCNSYGPTFGGGHDIYISNLASSGTSWSHLGHTYSPPAGHAYASAFARTFLAGTNNFRPTEVEVFYLTP, encoded by the exons ATGACTACTCAGAAGAATTTACCTTCTTTTGCTTCTATTATATCTATTTTATCAATTGTATTGTACTGTGGTGGGTTTCTGAGGATTGAATTGGAGCTAAACGAGCAGAAGAGGAGAATAAACGCTCTTGAAAGTGTTGCCCTGACAAGTACAAAATCATTGATTGTTTCGGATCCAGACATCACAAAGTCCTTCAAATATGCTTCTG AATCTCAAAAGGATAACATTCATCGTCACAGACGCGGGGCACATTCCAACAAAAACGAAActgaaaacaagcaaacagaAGAAGAGAGATCAAAGATTGATCATTTTTTATCAGAGCTGAAAAAAAGACTTTACCAGTCAAGCAAAGGTAAATATATGCCAGGGCCCCCAGGCCCTCCCGGTCCACCTGGACCGAAAGGAGAAAGGGGCCACCGGGGAAGGCGAGGAAAGAACGGAAACAAAGGGGACAGAGGAATTATGGGTTCGCCTGGAAAGAGTGGAAAGCAAGGTATCATGGGACCAGCGGGGCCTCGAGGACAAATCGGGTTAAAAGGACAGAAAGGAGACCCAGGAACCACAGGTATACCAGGAGCGAAAGGAGAGCCTGGTGAATCCATCGCACCTCCCACCATCGCTGTTTCGCCGGCAAAGATGACAGTTAATGAAACTAAAACAGCCTTTTTTCAGTGTTCAGTCAGCGGTAATCCTAAACCTTCAATTACATGGAGTAAACTGGAGGGAAAGTCAGAAACACGTTTGTCAACACTCTCACAAGGAAAGTTGCTTTTTCCAAAGGTGATTGGAAGTGACTCGGGTAGATAcaagtgttcagcatcaaaTATCTTGGGACAGGCACAAGCTCTGGTGCAGCTCGAAGTGAATG TTCCTCCTCGCGTTTCACTAGATCCGGGACCTCGCCACGCTATTGAGGGACGCACATTTAGTCTTCCACTTTGTCACGTGACTGGACATCCTGCACCTGTGGTTATGTGGAGGAAATCCTCTGGCCAGCTACCCCAGGGAAGAGTGAGCTACAACAACAGCGCTTTACAAGTTTTACAAATTCGCAAAGACGACTCAGACTACTACTTCTGTTCAGCAGAAAATCTTTTGGGTCGCGTTGAAAAGAAAACTCTCGTAGTTGTTGTCTCCCTTCCTCAGTTCACAGTTGCGCCACCTGCTAAAGTAAGCGCAAGATTGGGAGCCGATCTGAGGCTAAATTGTAGCGCTACTGGTGATCCACAACCATTGGTCAGTTGGAAAAGGATAGGAGGTCAACTGCCAGTTGGGCGAACTCAACAGACGAATGGAGCATTGGTTATTACAAACCTGACTCTTAGTGATACAGGAAATTATCTCTGTGTTGCAACAAGTGCTCAAGTCTTTAAAGTAGAAACTGCTACCTACGTTGAAGTTCAAG TTTTTATAACCTCAAGCATCGTTGGAAATAACCAGCAGTATTTGGCAGCACTCAACACCTGGCTAGCACCCATCATGCCTCGCGGTTCTCACAAATGGAAGAGATGTTATAAGGCGTCCAACCACGGCTGGGCCTCCACCACTTTTCATCAACAATGCGATAATAAAGGACCAACCGTTACAATAGTTCAAGTTGGAGAGTATGTGTTTGGAGGATACACTGGAATATCATGGGGTAGTA GTTTTAGTTGTTCTTATCGCTACGATGCTACTGCCTTTTTGTTCTCGTTGCGCAACAAGCCAGGATGGGCCCCGACAAAGCTGCCACAAACGGGTCGATATAGTTCACATACAGCCTATTCCATATACGACTGCAATAGTTATGGACCTACGTTTGGAGGAGGACACGATATTTACATTTCAAACCTTGCGTCATCTGGTACGTCTTGGTCACACCTTGGTCACACTTACAGTCCACCAGCAGGCCATGCTTACGCAAgtgctttcgctcgaacattcCTTGCCGGCACTAACAACTTCCGCCCAACTGAAGTGGAAGTTTTCTATCTCACTCCGTAG
- the LOC138059202 gene encoding roundabout homolog 3-like isoform X2, with protein sequence MTTQKNLPSFASIISILSIVLYCGGFLRIELELNEQKRRINALESVALTSTKSLIVSDPDITKSFKYASESQKDNIHRHRRGAHSNKNETENKQTEEERSKIDHFLSELKKRLYQSSKGKYMPGPPGPPGPPGPKGERGHRGRRGKNGNKGDRGIMGSPGKSGKQGIMGPAGPRGQIGLKGQKGDPGTTGIPGAKGEPGESIAPPTIAVSPAKMTVNETKTAFFQCSVSGNPKPSITWSKLEGKSETRLSTLSQGKLLFPKVIGSDSGRYKCSASNILGQAQALVQLEVNVPPRVSLDPGPRHAIEGRTFSLPLCHVTGHPAPVVMWRKSSGQLPQGRVSYNNSALQVLQIRKDDSDYYFCSAENLLGRVEKKTLVVVVSLPQFTVAPPAKVSARLGADLRLNCSATGDPQPLVSWKRIGGQLPVGRTQQTNGALVITNLTLSDTGNYLCVATSAQVFKVETATYVEVQEVFITSSIVGNNQQYLAALNTWLAPIMPRGSHKWKRCYKASNHGWASTTFHQQCDNKGPTVTIVQVGEYVFGGYTGISWGSFSCSYRYDATAFLFSLRNKPGWAPTKLPQTGRYSSHTAYSIYDCNSYGPTFGGGHDIYISNLASSGTSWSHLGHTYSPPAGHAYASAFARTFLAGTNNFRPTEVEVFYLTP encoded by the exons ATGACTACTCAGAAGAATTTACCTTCTTTTGCTTCTATTATATCTATTTTATCAATTGTATTGTACTGTGGTGGGTTTCTGAGGATTGAATTGGAGCTAAACGAGCAGAAGAGGAGAATAAACGCTCTTGAAAGTGTTGCCCTGACAAGTACAAAATCATTGATTGTTTCGGATCCAGACATCACAAAGTCCTTCAAATATGCTTCTG AATCTCAAAAGGATAACATTCATCGTCACAGACGCGGGGCACATTCCAACAAAAACGAAActgaaaacaagcaaacagaAGAAGAGAGATCAAAGATTGATCATTTTTTATCAGAGCTGAAAAAAAGACTTTACCAGTCAAGCAAAGGTAAATATATGCCAGGGCCCCCAGGCCCTCCCGGTCCACCTGGACCGAAAGGAGAAAGGGGCCACCGGGGAAGGCGAGGAAAGAACGGAAACAAAGGGGACAGAGGAATTATGGGTTCGCCTGGAAAGAGTGGAAAGCAAGGTATCATGGGACCAGCGGGGCCTCGAGGACAAATCGGGTTAAAAGGACAGAAAGGAGACCCAGGAACCACAGGTATACCAGGAGCGAAAGGAGAGCCTGGTGAATCCATCGCACCTCCCACCATCGCTGTTTCGCCGGCAAAGATGACAGTTAATGAAACTAAAACAGCCTTTTTTCAGTGTTCAGTCAGCGGTAATCCTAAACCTTCAATTACATGGAGTAAACTGGAGGGAAAGTCAGAAACACGTTTGTCAACACTCTCACAAGGAAAGTTGCTTTTTCCAAAGGTGATTGGAAGTGACTCGGGTAGATAcaagtgttcagcatcaaaTATCTTGGGACAGGCACAAGCTCTGGTGCAGCTCGAAGTGAATG TTCCTCCTCGCGTTTCACTAGATCCGGGACCTCGCCACGCTATTGAGGGACGCACATTTAGTCTTCCACTTTGTCACGTGACTGGACATCCTGCACCTGTGGTTATGTGGAGGAAATCCTCTGGCCAGCTACCCCAGGGAAGAGTGAGCTACAACAACAGCGCTTTACAAGTTTTACAAATTCGCAAAGACGACTCAGACTACTACTTCTGTTCAGCAGAAAATCTTTTGGGTCGCGTTGAAAAGAAAACTCTCGTAGTTGTTGTCTCCCTTCCTCAGTTCACAGTTGCGCCACCTGCTAAAGTAAGCGCAAGATTGGGAGCCGATCTGAGGCTAAATTGTAGCGCTACTGGTGATCCACAACCATTGGTCAGTTGGAAAAGGATAGGAGGTCAACTGCCAGTTGGGCGAACTCAACAGACGAATGGAGCATTGGTTATTACAAACCTGACTCTTAGTGATACAGGAAATTATCTCTGTGTTGCAACAAGTGCTCAAGTCTTTAAAGTAGAAACTGCTACCTACGTTGAAGTTCAAG AAGTTTTTATAACCTCAAGCATCGTTGGAAATAACCAGCAGTATTTGGCAGCACTCAACACCTGGCTAGCACCCATCATGCCTCGCGGTTCTCACAAATGGAAGAGATGTTATAAGGCGTCCAACCACGGCTGGGCCTCCACCACTTTTCATCAACAATGCGATAATAAAGGACCAACCGTTACAATAGTTCAAGTTGGAGAGTATGTGTTTGGAGGATACACTGGAATATCATGGGGTA GTTTTAGTTGTTCTTATCGCTACGATGCTACTGCCTTTTTGTTCTCGTTGCGCAACAAGCCAGGATGGGCCCCGACAAAGCTGCCACAAACGGGTCGATATAGTTCACATACAGCCTATTCCATATACGACTGCAATAGTTATGGACCTACGTTTGGAGGAGGACACGATATTTACATTTCAAACCTTGCGTCATCTGGTACGTCTTGGTCACACCTTGGTCACACTTACAGTCCACCAGCAGGCCATGCTTACGCAAgtgctttcgctcgaacattcCTTGCCGGCACTAACAACTTCCGCCCAACTGAAGTGGAAGTTTTCTATCTCACTCCGTAG
- the LOC138059202 gene encoding uncharacterized protein isoform X5, with product MTTQKNLPSFASIISILSIVLYCGGFLRIELELNEQKRRINALESVALTSTKSLIVSDPDITKSFKYASESQKDNIHRHRRGAHSNKNETENKQTEEERSKIDHFLSELKKRLYQSSKGKYMPGPPGPPGPPGPKGERGHRGRRGKNGNKGDRGIMGSPGKSGKQGIMGPAGPRGQIGLKGQKGDPGTTGIPGAKGEPGESIAPPTIAVSPAKMTVNETKTAFFQCSVSGNPKPSITWSKLEGKSETRLSTLSQGKLLFPKVIGSDSGRYKCSASNILGQAQALVQLEVNVPPRVSLDPGPRHAIEGRTFSLPLCHVTGHPAPVVMWRKSSGQLPQGRVSYNNSALQVLQIRKDDSDYYFCSAENLLGRVEKKTLVVVVSLPQFTVAPPAKVSARLGADLRLNCSATGDPQPLVSWKRIGGQLPVGRTQQTNGALVITNLTLSDTGNYLCVATSAQVFKVETATYVEVQVFITSSIVGNNQQYLAALNTWLAPIMPRGSHKWKRCYKASNHGWASTTFHQQCDNKGPTVTIVQVGEYVFGGYTGISWGFSCSYRYDATAFLFSLRNKPGWAPTKLPQTGRYSSHTAYSIYDCNSYGPTFGGGHDIYISNLASSGTSWSHLGHTYSPPAGHAYASAFARTFLAGTNNFRPTEVEVFYLTP from the exons ATGACTACTCAGAAGAATTTACCTTCTTTTGCTTCTATTATATCTATTTTATCAATTGTATTGTACTGTGGTGGGTTTCTGAGGATTGAATTGGAGCTAAACGAGCAGAAGAGGAGAATAAACGCTCTTGAAAGTGTTGCCCTGACAAGTACAAAATCATTGATTGTTTCGGATCCAGACATCACAAAGTCCTTCAAATATGCTTCTG AATCTCAAAAGGATAACATTCATCGTCACAGACGCGGGGCACATTCCAACAAAAACGAAActgaaaacaagcaaacagaAGAAGAGAGATCAAAGATTGATCATTTTTTATCAGAGCTGAAAAAAAGACTTTACCAGTCAAGCAAAGGTAAATATATGCCAGGGCCCCCAGGCCCTCCCGGTCCACCTGGACCGAAAGGAGAAAGGGGCCACCGGGGAAGGCGAGGAAAGAACGGAAACAAAGGGGACAGAGGAATTATGGGTTCGCCTGGAAAGAGTGGAAAGCAAGGTATCATGGGACCAGCGGGGCCTCGAGGACAAATCGGGTTAAAAGGACAGAAAGGAGACCCAGGAACCACAGGTATACCAGGAGCGAAAGGAGAGCCTGGTGAATCCATCGCACCTCCCACCATCGCTGTTTCGCCGGCAAAGATGACAGTTAATGAAACTAAAACAGCCTTTTTTCAGTGTTCAGTCAGCGGTAATCCTAAACCTTCAATTACATGGAGTAAACTGGAGGGAAAGTCAGAAACACGTTTGTCAACACTCTCACAAGGAAAGTTGCTTTTTCCAAAGGTGATTGGAAGTGACTCGGGTAGATAcaagtgttcagcatcaaaTATCTTGGGACAGGCACAAGCTCTGGTGCAGCTCGAAGTGAATG TTCCTCCTCGCGTTTCACTAGATCCGGGACCTCGCCACGCTATTGAGGGACGCACATTTAGTCTTCCACTTTGTCACGTGACTGGACATCCTGCACCTGTGGTTATGTGGAGGAAATCCTCTGGCCAGCTACCCCAGGGAAGAGTGAGCTACAACAACAGCGCTTTACAAGTTTTACAAATTCGCAAAGACGACTCAGACTACTACTTCTGTTCAGCAGAAAATCTTTTGGGTCGCGTTGAAAAGAAAACTCTCGTAGTTGTTGTCTCCCTTCCTCAGTTCACAGTTGCGCCACCTGCTAAAGTAAGCGCAAGATTGGGAGCCGATCTGAGGCTAAATTGTAGCGCTACTGGTGATCCACAACCATTGGTCAGTTGGAAAAGGATAGGAGGTCAACTGCCAGTTGGGCGAACTCAACAGACGAATGGAGCATTGGTTATTACAAACCTGACTCTTAGTGATACAGGAAATTATCTCTGTGTTGCAACAAGTGCTCAAGTCTTTAAAGTAGAAACTGCTACCTACGTTGAAGTTCAAG TTTTTATAACCTCAAGCATCGTTGGAAATAACCAGCAGTATTTGGCAGCACTCAACACCTGGCTAGCACCCATCATGCCTCGCGGTTCTCACAAATGGAAGAGATGTTATAAGGCGTCCAACCACGGCTGGGCCTCCACCACTTTTCATCAACAATGCGATAATAAAGGACCAACCGTTACAATAGTTCAAGTTGGAGAGTATGTGTTTGGAGGATACACTGGAATATCATGGG GTTTTAGTTGTTCTTATCGCTACGATGCTACTGCCTTTTTGTTCTCGTTGCGCAACAAGCCAGGATGGGCCCCGACAAAGCTGCCACAAACGGGTCGATATAGTTCACATACAGCCTATTCCATATACGACTGCAATAGTTATGGACCTACGTTTGGAGGAGGACACGATATTTACATTTCAAACCTTGCGTCATCTGGTACGTCTTGGTCACACCTTGGTCACACTTACAGTCCACCAGCAGGCCATGCTTACGCAAgtgctttcgctcgaacattcCTTGCCGGCACTAACAACTTCCGCCCAACTGAAGTGGAAGTTTTCTATCTCACTCCGTAG
- the LOC138059202 gene encoding uncharacterized protein isoform X4, translating to MTTQKNLPSFASIISILSIVLYCGGFLRIELELNEQKRRINALESVALTSTKSLIVSDPDITKSFKYASESQKDNIHRHRRGAHSNKNETENKQTEEERSKIDHFLSELKKRLYQSSKGKYMPGPPGPPGPPGPKGERGHRGRRGKNGNKGDRGIMGSPGKSGKQGIMGPAGPRGQIGLKGQKGDPGTTGIPGAKGEPGESIAPPTIAVSPAKMTVNETKTAFFQCSVSGNPKPSITWSKLEGKSETRLSTLSQGKLLFPKVIGSDSGRYKCSASNILGQAQALVQLEVNVPPRVSLDPGPRHAIEGRTFSLPLCHVTGHPAPVVMWRKSSGQLPQGRVSYNNSALQVLQIRKDDSDYYFCSAENLLGRVEKKTLVVVVSLPQFTVAPPAKVSARLGADLRLNCSATGDPQPLVSWKRIGGQLPVGRTQQTNGALVITNLTLSDTGNYLCVATSAQVFKVETATYVEVQEVFITSSIVGNNQQYLAALNTWLAPIMPRGSHKWKRCYKASNHGWASTTFHQQCDNKGPTVTIVQVGEYVFGGYTGISWGFSCSYRYDATAFLFSLRNKPGWAPTKLPQTGRYSSHTAYSIYDCNSYGPTFGGGHDIYISNLASSGTSWSHLGHTYSPPAGHAYASAFARTFLAGTNNFRPTEVEVFYLTP from the exons ATGACTACTCAGAAGAATTTACCTTCTTTTGCTTCTATTATATCTATTTTATCAATTGTATTGTACTGTGGTGGGTTTCTGAGGATTGAATTGGAGCTAAACGAGCAGAAGAGGAGAATAAACGCTCTTGAAAGTGTTGCCCTGACAAGTACAAAATCATTGATTGTTTCGGATCCAGACATCACAAAGTCCTTCAAATATGCTTCTG AATCTCAAAAGGATAACATTCATCGTCACAGACGCGGGGCACATTCCAACAAAAACGAAActgaaaacaagcaaacagaAGAAGAGAGATCAAAGATTGATCATTTTTTATCAGAGCTGAAAAAAAGACTTTACCAGTCAAGCAAAGGTAAATATATGCCAGGGCCCCCAGGCCCTCCCGGTCCACCTGGACCGAAAGGAGAAAGGGGCCACCGGGGAAGGCGAGGAAAGAACGGAAACAAAGGGGACAGAGGAATTATGGGTTCGCCTGGAAAGAGTGGAAAGCAAGGTATCATGGGACCAGCGGGGCCTCGAGGACAAATCGGGTTAAAAGGACAGAAAGGAGACCCAGGAACCACAGGTATACCAGGAGCGAAAGGAGAGCCTGGTGAATCCATCGCACCTCCCACCATCGCTGTTTCGCCGGCAAAGATGACAGTTAATGAAACTAAAACAGCCTTTTTTCAGTGTTCAGTCAGCGGTAATCCTAAACCTTCAATTACATGGAGTAAACTGGAGGGAAAGTCAGAAACACGTTTGTCAACACTCTCACAAGGAAAGTTGCTTTTTCCAAAGGTGATTGGAAGTGACTCGGGTAGATAcaagtgttcagcatcaaaTATCTTGGGACAGGCACAAGCTCTGGTGCAGCTCGAAGTGAATG TTCCTCCTCGCGTTTCACTAGATCCGGGACCTCGCCACGCTATTGAGGGACGCACATTTAGTCTTCCACTTTGTCACGTGACTGGACATCCTGCACCTGTGGTTATGTGGAGGAAATCCTCTGGCCAGCTACCCCAGGGAAGAGTGAGCTACAACAACAGCGCTTTACAAGTTTTACAAATTCGCAAAGACGACTCAGACTACTACTTCTGTTCAGCAGAAAATCTTTTGGGTCGCGTTGAAAAGAAAACTCTCGTAGTTGTTGTCTCCCTTCCTCAGTTCACAGTTGCGCCACCTGCTAAAGTAAGCGCAAGATTGGGAGCCGATCTGAGGCTAAATTGTAGCGCTACTGGTGATCCACAACCATTGGTCAGTTGGAAAAGGATAGGAGGTCAACTGCCAGTTGGGCGAACTCAACAGACGAATGGAGCATTGGTTATTACAAACCTGACTCTTAGTGATACAGGAAATTATCTCTGTGTTGCAACAAGTGCTCAAGTCTTTAAAGTAGAAACTGCTACCTACGTTGAAGTTCAAG AAGTTTTTATAACCTCAAGCATCGTTGGAAATAACCAGCAGTATTTGGCAGCACTCAACACCTGGCTAGCACCCATCATGCCTCGCGGTTCTCACAAATGGAAGAGATGTTATAAGGCGTCCAACCACGGCTGGGCCTCCACCACTTTTCATCAACAATGCGATAATAAAGGACCAACCGTTACAATAGTTCAAGTTGGAGAGTATGTGTTTGGAGGATACACTGGAATATCATGGG GTTTTAGTTGTTCTTATCGCTACGATGCTACTGCCTTTTTGTTCTCGTTGCGCAACAAGCCAGGATGGGCCCCGACAAAGCTGCCACAAACGGGTCGATATAGTTCACATACAGCCTATTCCATATACGACTGCAATAGTTATGGACCTACGTTTGGAGGAGGACACGATATTTACATTTCAAACCTTGCGTCATCTGGTACGTCTTGGTCACACCTTGGTCACACTTACAGTCCACCAGCAGGCCATGCTTACGCAAgtgctttcgctcgaacattcCTTGCCGGCACTAACAACTTCCGCCCAACTGAAGTGGAAGTTTTCTATCTCACTCCGTAG